One stretch of Thermanaerosceptrum fracticalcis DNA includes these proteins:
- a CDS encoding formate hydrogenlyase complex iron-sulfur subunit: protein MFKLLKKALQVGEATVEYPFKPLEVAPGFRGKPIYNFQQCIACGACAIACPANAITMDYNLEKGIKSWKVFYGRCIFCGRCEEVCPTGAITLSPDFELAATAKEDLYCKADFRLTRCHLCGEYFVPAKELEYILAALEQAGQPGSASHITRQVMEVCPQCKRRQGIKTAVKSLPRAVGQQQGRG from the coding sequence ATGTTTAAACTGCTTAAGAAAGCGCTGCAGGTGGGGGAGGCTACTGTTGAATACCCTTTCAAGCCGCTGGAAGTTGCTCCTGGCTTTCGCGGGAAACCTATTTACAATTTTCAGCAATGTATAGCCTGCGGTGCGTGTGCGATTGCCTGTCCCGCCAACGCTATTACTATGGATTATAATTTAGAAAAAGGAATTAAATCCTGGAAGGTTTTTTACGGTCGTTGTATTTTCTGCGGCCGTTGTGAGGAAGTTTGCCCGACCGGGGCTATCACACTGTCACCGGATTTTGAGCTGGCGGCTACAGCAAAGGAAGATCTCTATTGTAAGGCGGACTTCCGTTTGACCAGATGCCATTTGTGCGGTGAATATTTTGTCCCGGCCAAAGAACTGGAATATATACTGGCAGCTTTGGAACAGGCCGGGCAACCGGGTTCAGCTTCCCATATCACCAGGCAGGTTATGGAAGTATGCCCTCAGTGCAAGCGTCGGCAGGGAATTAAGACAGCTGTTAAATCCCTGCCCAGGGCAGTTGGCCAACAGCAGGGGAGGGGATAA
- a CDS encoding hydrogenase large subunit has translation MSFSSQMKRGKKYPDALKDKFGTAVILEETYQTPEQLTITVDRNNLPDVVTELYYGHNGWLSNMIGNDERSINGCYALYYILSMEGNQNPQDNMWVTVKTLIPENDPQFPSVTPRVPAAVWYEREVRDMFGLEPEGIPDARRLVLPDDWPDNLYPLRKDAMDYRYRPESVEEKYDFIEVEGEGIVEVPLGPLHITSDEPGHFRLFVDGEYIVDADYRLFYIHRGMEKTAENRMDYDQVNFLAERVCGICGYTHSVAYSAAVESANGIEVPLRAQYIRTILLEVERLHSHFLNLGLAAHLVGFDSGFMHFFRVREKAMKMAEILTGGRKTYGMNLVGGVRRDILKEERDQILRLITELRKELDELLDILINTPNFLMRTRGVGKLERDVARDFSPVGPNMRGSGYARDNRADHPFAAYDRVPWEVVSKDGCDVLSRELVRAGELYQAFNIIERCLQEMPPGPILVEGFSYKPYTYALGATEAPRGENVHWVMTGDNQKLYRWRARAATYNNWPSLRYMFRGNAISDAPLIVASLDPCYSCTERVTVVDVRKKNVKTVSYNELENYCRERKYSPLKL, from the coding sequence ATGTCGTTTAGCAGCCAGATGAAGCGGGGGAAGAAATATCCGGACGCCTTGAAGGATAAATTTGGCACTGCTGTTATTTTGGAAGAGACCTATCAAACACCCGAGCAGCTAACCATTACGGTAGACCGCAACAATCTTCCGGATGTGGTAACCGAGCTTTATTACGGTCATAACGGCTGGCTTTCCAACATGATTGGCAATGACGAGCGCAGTATTAACGGGTGTTATGCTTTGTATTACATTCTCTCCATGGAGGGCAATCAAAACCCTCAAGATAACATGTGGGTAACGGTAAAGACCTTGATTCCTGAAAACGATCCCCAGTTCCCATCGGTCACCCCACGGGTTCCGGCTGCCGTATGGTACGAACGGGAAGTTCGTGATATGTTCGGCCTGGAGCCAGAGGGAATCCCTGATGCCCGGAGGTTGGTACTGCCCGATGATTGGCCGGATAACCTGTATCCTTTGCGTAAGGACGCCATGGATTATCGCTACCGTCCTGAGTCTGTGGAAGAAAAGTACGATTTCATCGAGGTAGAAGGGGAGGGAATTGTGGAGGTTCCCCTGGGGCCACTTCATATTACCTCTGATGAGCCCGGGCATTTCCGCCTGTTTGTAGACGGGGAGTATATCGTTGACGCTGATTACCGCCTTTTCTACATTCACCGTGGTATGGAAAAGACGGCGGAGAACCGTATGGATTACGATCAGGTTAACTTTTTGGCCGAGCGGGTTTGCGGTATCTGCGGCTATACCCACAGTGTGGCTTATTCCGCTGCGGTGGAAAGCGCCAACGGGATTGAAGTACCTCTGCGAGCCCAGTATATCCGAACCATTCTACTGGAAGTAGAGAGGTTGCACAGCCACTTTTTAAATCTCGGGTTGGCTGCTCACCTGGTGGGCTTTGATTCCGGTTTTATGCACTTCTTCCGCGTGAGGGAAAAAGCAATGAAGATGGCCGAGATCCTTACAGGCGGCCGGAAAACCTATGGTATGAACTTGGTCGGCGGGGTACGCAGGGATATTTTAAAAGAAGAGAGAGATCAAATTCTACGATTGATTACAGAACTGCGTAAAGAGTTGGATGAACTGTTGGATATCCTGATAAATACTCCTAACTTTTTAATGCGGACCCGTGGTGTGGGCAAGCTGGAACGGGACGTAGCCCGTGACTTCAGTCCGGTGGGTCCCAACATGCGGGGTTCCGGATATGCCAGGGATAACCGGGCGGATCATCCTTTTGCTGCCTATGACCGGGTACCCTGGGAGGTAGTTAGTAAAGACGGCTGTGATGTACTTTCTCGGGAATTGGTTCGGGCAGGGGAACTCTATCAAGCTTTCAATATCATCGAGAGGTGTCTCCAGGAAATGCCTCCCGGGCCTATCCTGGTTGAAGGGTTCTCCTATAAGCCCTACACTTATGCCCTCGGCGCTACCGAAGCTCCCCGGGGTGAAAATGTTCACTGGGTGATGACCGGGGATAACCAGAAACTGTATCGCTGGAGAGCTAGGGCTGCTACTTATAACAACTGGCCGTCCCTCAGGTATATGTTTAGAGGCAATGCCATCTCTGACGCACCACTCATTGTGGCCAGTCTTGACCCGTGCTATTCCTGTACCGAACGGGTTACCGTGGTAGATGTGCGGAAAAAGAATGTAAAAACCGTTTCTTATAATGAACTGGAAAACTACTGCCGGGAGCGGAAGTATTCGCCGCTTAAACTTTAG
- a CDS encoding hydrogenase 4 subunit F — MSQELLLLVILTIPLVAALASFTFRLRRPLEFIQVAATAGILLVASLLIKEVLVAGPVSALGGNLYLDELSFIVLMIIGGLGFILGVYSIGYLGYDINKGEIKPSDLGLYYGLYHLFLFTMLLTVLSNNVFIMWAAVEATTLASAFLVGFYRHRSSAEGAWKYVLICSAGIAFALFGTVLIFANAYQLIGQVHEAVLWTEVLKVAGELDPVALKIAFVFILIGFGTKTGLMPMHTWLPDAHSEAPSPASALLSGVLLNCGLLLVIRYYALTGQAIGFDFPRTLLLFLGLASVVIAAFFILVQKDLKRMLAYSSIENMGIIAFGLGIGGPAGIMAALIHTVNHSATKALMFGAAGNIVHKFGTRNTDKIKGVLKIAPVTGVLLIAGALSLGGSPPFAIFVSEFLTVAAALKEGYLVVTIIFLAALAVVFGAMLNFIVKSVFGAPLEGKEKGDLNLLMLAPLVALLIIVLTLGIGIPEFLNQLLERSVEIILGG, encoded by the coding sequence ATGTCCCAGGAATTATTGCTCCTGGTTATACTGACTATTCCCCTGGTGGCGGCGTTGGCTTCTTTTACCTTTCGGTTACGACGTCCCCTGGAGTTTATTCAAGTTGCCGCTACTGCCGGGATTCTGCTTGTTGCTTCTCTTTTGATCAAAGAGGTACTTGTGGCAGGGCCGGTTAGCGCCCTGGGAGGAAACCTTTACCTGGATGAACTTTCGTTCATCGTGCTTATGATTATCGGCGGTCTCGGCTTTATACTAGGCGTATACTCAATTGGCTATCTGGGTTATGATATTAATAAGGGCGAGATCAAACCCAGCGACCTGGGTCTTTACTATGGCCTATACCATTTGTTCCTGTTTACTATGTTGCTTACCGTGCTATCCAATAACGTCTTTATAATGTGGGCGGCAGTAGAAGCTACTACCCTTGCTTCTGCTTTTTTGGTAGGCTTCTACCGGCATCGTTCGTCTGCCGAAGGCGCCTGGAAGTACGTTCTGATCTGCAGTGCCGGAATTGCTTTTGCGCTGTTCGGTACGGTACTCATCTTTGCCAATGCGTATCAGCTGATTGGACAGGTGCACGAAGCCGTCTTATGGACCGAAGTGCTCAAGGTTGCCGGGGAATTGGACCCTGTCGCTCTTAAAATAGCCTTTGTATTTATTTTGATTGGATTTGGTACTAAGACTGGCCTGATGCCCATGCATACCTGGCTTCCCGATGCGCACAGCGAAGCGCCGAGCCCTGCCAGCGCACTCCTTTCAGGAGTTCTGCTCAATTGCGGTCTCTTGCTGGTGATCCGGTATTATGCTCTGACCGGGCAGGCCATTGGATTTGATTTCCCGCGTACTTTATTGCTGTTCCTGGGTCTGGCTTCTGTTGTGATTGCGGCCTTCTTTATCCTGGTGCAGAAGGACCTCAAGCGGATGCTGGCCTACAGTAGTATTGAAAATATGGGTATTATCGCATTTGGTCTGGGTATTGGCGGCCCGGCGGGCATAATGGCTGCCCTCATCCATACGGTCAATCACAGCGCTACCAAGGCTCTTATGTTTGGTGCGGCAGGAAACATAGTCCATAAGTTCGGTACCCGGAATACGGATAAGATTAAAGGTGTGCTGAAGATTGCCCCGGTTACTGGTGTCCTCCTAATTGCCGGTGCACTATCGCTGGGAGGTTCTCCACCCTTTGCTATTTTCGTTAGTGAATTCCTGACAGTGGCGGCGGCTCTCAAGGAAGGATATTTGGTAGTGACCATCATCTTTCTGGCTGCACTGGCTGTTGTTTTTGGTGCTATGCTAAACTTCATTGTTAAGTCAGTTTTTGGGGCTCCTTTGGAAGGAAAAGAAAAAGGGGACCTTAATTTACTGATGTTGGCTCCTCTGGTAGCACTATTGATAATTGTATTAACCTTGGGTATCGGTATTCCTGAATTTCTAAACCAGCTACTGGAGCGATCTGTTGAAATTATCTTGGGAGGTTGA
- the hyfE gene encoding hydrogenase 4 membrane subunit, with amino-acid sequence MTATAIVNSLAVLLILTSLLVVESRRLKVSAYFYSLQSLVLISIFLSLAVINEAEQLYLWSITSLITKVFLVPFILLRAVKATGIVEEEPPLVGTTWSVILAALMVGLAFILVQPFHMLAVLDYKTALAVSLAHFLLGLHCMITRINALKQLLGFCLMENGSHLTLAIMAYNVPELAEIGILTDAVFAVLIMSLIAVKLYKAFGTMDASQLKMLKG; translated from the coding sequence ATGACTGCTACAGCAATTGTAAACAGCCTGGCGGTGTTGCTTATCCTGACCTCCCTTTTGGTGGTAGAAAGCCGCCGGCTGAAGGTTTCGGCTTATTTTTACAGTCTACAATCACTGGTGTTAATTAGCATCTTCCTGTCGCTTGCAGTAATAAACGAGGCCGAACAACTTTACCTCTGGTCTATTACTTCACTAATAACCAAGGTCTTTCTGGTGCCGTTTATCTTGCTCCGGGCAGTTAAGGCTACTGGTATAGTTGAAGAAGAGCCTCCGCTTGTTGGAACCACCTGGTCGGTGATTTTGGCAGCATTAATGGTCGGACTTGCCTTTATTTTGGTACAGCCGTTTCACATGCTGGCGGTGCTTGATTATAAAACGGCGCTGGCGGTTTCTCTGGCCCATTTCCTACTGGGACTTCACTGCATGATTACGAGAATAAATGCCTTGAAACAACTGCTGGGATTTTGTTTAATGGAGAACGGTTCACACCTGACGCTTGCCATTATGGCCTATAATGTGCCCGAACTTGCGGAAATAGGTATTCTTACCGATGCCGTATTTGCTGTGCTGATTATGTCCCTGATAGCCGTAAAACTTTATAAAGCTTTCGGCACTATGGATGCTAGTCAGCTAAAAATGCTGAAAGGGTAG
- a CDS encoding respiratory chain complex I subunit 1 family protein — protein MDYGKLILVGLLQAALIMLAAPLLDGISRRLRARIHSRRGGSIFQTYYDLFKLLKREETVPPQASWVFAATPYILVATLLLLAMIIPSITLMSPLGLVGDLFAVIYLMALVRFFFSLSGLDSGSTFAAAGSSREMMLAVLIEPAMVVVLLTLALLAGSTNLGSISVQVASGQISFLHPAFIIGLLAFLIATAVETGKLPFDLAEAEQELQEGPLTEYSGRGMALMKLALLMKQVIVVALFLALFLPFGGAVDITSGSLILGSIIFLGKLLVFYTLVALIENAVARYRITDVTVITSLSFGIALISFVFYLALS, from the coding sequence ATGGATTACGGCAAATTAATCCTTGTAGGACTGCTGCAGGCAGCCTTGATTATGCTGGCCGCCCCGCTGTTGGACGGCATATCCCGACGGCTCCGGGCTAGAATTCACAGCCGTCGAGGGGGCAGTATTTTCCAAACTTATTACGACCTTTTTAAATTGTTGAAACGGGAGGAAACCGTTCCGCCCCAAGCCAGTTGGGTGTTTGCTGCTACTCCGTATATCCTGGTGGCAACTCTTCTGCTGCTGGCCATGATAATTCCATCCATTACGCTAATGTCGCCGCTGGGATTAGTTGGCGACTTATTTGCGGTAATATATCTGATGGCTTTAGTGCGATTTTTCTTCTCGCTATCGGGGCTGGATTCCGGAAGTACCTTTGCTGCAGCAGGAAGCAGCCGGGAAATGATGCTGGCTGTGCTTATTGAGCCTGCCATGGTAGTGGTTTTGCTTACACTGGCTTTGTTAGCCGGGTCAACTAATCTGGGGTCAATTAGTGTTCAGGTGGCCTCCGGACAAATATCTTTTTTGCATCCCGCATTTATCATCGGCTTACTCGCGTTTCTTATTGCTACTGCTGTCGAGACGGGAAAACTTCCCTTCGACTTGGCCGAAGCAGAACAGGAACTGCAGGAAGGGCCTCTGACTGAGTATTCAGGGCGCGGCATGGCTCTCATGAAACTTGCCCTGTTAATGAAACAAGTGATTGTGGTTGCACTGTTTTTAGCCCTTTTCCTGCCGTTTGGCGGTGCGGTTGATATTACCTCAGGCTCATTGATACTGGGGAGCATCATCTTCCTGGGTAAGCTGCTGGTTTTTTATACTTTGGTTGCGCTGATAGAAAATGCTGTAGCTAGGTACCGAATTACTGATGTGACGGTTATTACATCGTTATCATTTGGCATCGCCCTGATTTCCTTTGTGTTTTATCTGGCGTTAAGTTAA